A single genomic interval of Candidatus Zixiibacteriota bacterium harbors:
- a CDS encoding biotin/lipoyl-containing protein, with translation MAYIAKLADQTYTVEIEEIGKSVYRIAVDGNEFLVDGKKTGRTNYSLIVDNRSFEVEVDNTEDEYRVLVDGRTYRVHLVDERRVRLGDSQSGIQPQGRQQVSVPMPGKVIAVLVGEGEAVEKGQGLVIVEAMKMENEVRSPIAGEIKEIRVKAGDTVEAGAVLVVVE, from the coding sequence ATGGCTTACATCGCGAAGCTCGCGGATCAGACGTACACCGTCGAGATCGAGGAAATCGGGAAATCCGTCTACCGGATCGCCGTCGACGGCAACGAGTTTCTCGTGGACGGCAAGAAGACCGGGCGCACCAACTACTCGCTGATCGTCGACAACCGCTCGTTCGAGGTCGAGGTCGACAACACGGAGGACGAGTACCGCGTTCTGGTGGACGGGCGCACCTACCGGGTCCACCTCGTCGACGAGCGGCGCGTGCGCCTGGGCGATTCGCAGTCCGGGATCCAGCCGCAGGGGCGCCAGCAGGTGTCGGTCCCGATGCCGGGTAAGGTGATCGCCGTCCTTGTCGGCGAGGGCGAGGCGGTGGAAAAGGGGCAGGGGCTGGTCATCGTCGAGGCGATGAAGATGGAAAACGAGGTGCGCAGCCCGATCGCGGGCGAGATCAAGGAGATCCGGGTGAAGGCGGGCGACACAGTGGAAGCGGGAGCCGTGCTCGTGGTCGTGGAATGA